The genomic region AAATCCTTCTCACGTTCTCTGGATTGGTTGGGAAGTACCTGCCTGCTACAAGCTCTTTGTAAAGAGCGTCTTTAATTCCTGGAATATGAGAATAAAACTTATTTTTGAGTTCAGAAACCATTATTGTATCTTTTCCTCCAAACATTCCAGAGATGATTCTGTCCTCATATAATTTAATTGAATCCAAGGGCTTTTGAGTTCTGATAATTTTGTAGTCTTTGTTTGTAAAGTAGAAAAACTTAGTTGTAGTTATCTCCTCAATTGTTAAATATCCCCTTACCGCAAGATCAATTACTGTTGATGTTAAGTCTAAAATATTTGCCCTCTCATCTATGAGCGTTCCAGCTTCAGCTGGAGTAATATTCTCTGGCGGCTCATACTTAACTGCAATAACGCCTTTTGCCTCCGGGTCTCTTCCTCTCTTTCTCCATATGTGAAACAGTGCAAAGAAAGTAGCGAACGGCAGAGCAAATGCCCAGTTGTCAGATAAGAACCATAGGAATTTGGATAGCGAAGACGGTTCTTGGATAATGCCCTTAGGCACCCCTACTACTATTGTTAATCCTTCCCCTCCGCTAAGACTTGATAATGTTTTAAATTGAACACCGGCAGTGTCTATCTCATATTCACAGTCTTTAGATTCAGACCAACCTGGGCCGGTATAGCAAGCAGCTTTAACTCCATTAGTTATGTCCTGACCAAACTTAACATTTGCAATGGAGCTTAATATTGGAACGCGCCACTCATCCCCTGTTACGTTCCAGTAGAGCTCATCATGATCATCAAAAAAGGTGATTGCGCCTCTAACCCTATACTCGATCCTGTAGCTATGAATCCCGGTAACTTTCCTGTCCGGATCACCAATTCTAATATTTACCCAGCCGCCTGATTTGGTGACTTCATAAATATACGGCTCGCCCTTAAAGTTTGTTACGTTTAATACATCTAGTCTGGTGTTATAGTTTTTGTAGCCCAAGTTGTACTTATAGGGAATATCTCTATATATGCCATGCCTTAGTGCGTTTCCAAAATCATATTCTATATTTTCTTGAACGTTTATTGTTCCATCATTGTTGATATAAATGTTGGAATTAAAATTACGTATTTCCTCAGCGGATACGCTTGACGCAATAAGTAACGTGGAAATCAGTAGTAATAGGAATAGTGATAAATTGCGCATGGCAAATTTTATCTAGCTAAAGTCTACTTTAGGAGTTTGTCTTTCTTCCTCAGAGTCTAGTTCAAAATAGTCCTTCTGTTCAAAATTAAACATATTAGCGATGATATTACTCGGCACAGTTTCAATCTTGGTATTTAGATCTCTTACAACAGCATTGTAGTAGCGTCTGGCCAGTTGTATCTGCTCTTCTATTTTAGAGAGCTCGTCTTGTAAGTCTAGAAAGTTTTGATTGGCCTTTAGATCTGG from Thermodesulfobacteriota bacterium harbors:
- a CDS encoding DUF2207 domain-containing protein, producing the protein MRNLSLFLLLLISTLLIASSVSAEEIRNFNSNIYINNDGTINVQENIEYDFGNALRHGIYRDIPYKYNLGYKNYNTRLDVLNVTNFKGEPYIYEVTKSGGWVNIRIGDPDRKVTGIHSYRIEYRVRGAITFFDDHDELYWNVTGDEWRVPILSSIANVKFGQDITNGVKAACYTGPGWSESKDCEYEIDTAGVQFKTLSSLSGGEGLTIVVGVPKGIIQEPSSLSKFLWFLSDNWAFALPFATFFALFHIWRKRGRDPEAKGVIAVKYEPPENITPAEAGTLIDERANILDLTSTVIDLAVRGYLTIEEITTTKFFYFTNKDYKIIRTQKPLDSIKLYEDRIISGMFGGKDTIMVSELKNKFYSHIPGIKDALYKELVAGRYFPTNPENVRRI